A single window of Agromyces aureus DNA harbors:
- a CDS encoding PAAR domain-containing protein, with product MPTGPALRAGDTALCALSDGPKPHVGGPITPAAAVMTVLIANMPAAVANAMPGGIVCVSPAPNGIAQGSMTVLIGGFPAARVGDLSMHGQPIAPGPGAPTVIIGG from the coding sequence ATGCCCACCGGGCCCGCGCTCCGAGCCGGCGACACGGCGTTGTGCGCCCTGTCCGACGGGCCGAAGCCGCACGTCGGCGGACCCATCACGCCCGCCGCCGCGGTCATGACGGTGCTCATCGCCAACATGCCCGCCGCCGTCGCGAACGCCATGCCCGGCGGCATCGTCTGCGTCTCCCCCGCGCCGAACGGCATCGCCCAGGGCAGCATGACCGTGCTGATCGGCGGCTTCCCGGCGGCCCGGGTGGGCGACCTCAGCATGCACGGTCAGCCGATCGCACCGGGTCCTGGCGCACCGACGGTCATCATCGGCGGGTGA